The window ATCACATCTCGACCATGGGTTAAGGTTCCGCGTATATCGAAACGTTCAGGATCAATTAGCATCACGCCGGCTAGGAGTAATTTCTCTGCCTGCTCTTTTTGATAAACACGCTCAAGAGCCGCTAATTGTAAACGGTTATTGACCCCTTCCATTTCGCTCAAACGGCTAGGATGAACAGTTTCTATCTTATTACCTTCTTTATGTGCCAATGCAATAACATCAGTAATATAGTATTCACCTTGGGCATTATTGTTATTCAGTTGAGCTAACCAACGTTTGAAGTCTTTACCACTCGCAACCATGATCCCAGTATTGATTTCTTGAACCTTAAGTTGTTCTTCTGTAGCATCTTTTTGCTCAACAATACCAACAACTTCACCCTGTTCACGAATAATACGGCCATAACCCGTTGGGTTATCTAAAATCACCGTTAATAAACCAATCCCCCCTTTAGGCTTAGCATCAACCAAGCGCTGTAGGGTATCTTGAGCGATCAATGGCACATCACCATAAAGCATAATGATGTCTTCATCGTCTTGAAAATGAGGTGCTGCTTGTTGCATGGCATGCCCTGTTCCCAATTGCTCTGCCTGCAAGACCCAATTAAGGTTTTGTTCACCCAATTTCTTTTTCAGTAAATCGCCACCATGCCCATAAACGAGATGGATGTCTGATGCCCCAATTGATTTTGCAGTATCAATAACATGCTGAACCATTGGTTTGCCTGCCAATAAATGCAAGACTTTAGGCAATTCTGAATACATTCGAGTGCCCTTACCAGCAGCAAGAATGACGACACTTTTTCTTTGCACAGTCATAATTTCCTGAAACTCCAACTTTAGGGTGAAAGTAAACCTATTTCCTACGTAAAATACTACATATTTCGCACAAATAAAAAAGCCAGTCAGGGATTAACCGACTGGCTTTTCTTTATACTGCCTTCATTACATCAGCTTTTTAGTTAACTCGATCACTCGAAGTTTCGCTATTGCTTTCGCAAGTTCTGCCGATGCCTGAGCATAATCAACATCACCGTGAGCTTTACGGACATGTTCTTCCGCTCTGCGTTTAGATTCCAGCGCACGCGCCTCATCTAAATCTTTACCACGGATAGCTGTATCAGCCAGCACGATAACGCCATTTGGTTGAACTTCTAAAATACCTCCGGAGAGGTAAATTAACTCTTCTTCACCAAACTGCTTAGTAATACGTACCATGCCCGGTTTTATGGCAGTCAGCAGTGGGGTGTGCTGTGGGTAAATACCCAGTTCACCTTCACTACCTGTCACCTGAATTTTTTGTACCAGTCCGTCAAACATCTGTTTTTCAGCACTGACAACTGTCAGGTGGTATGTCATTGCAGCTACCATATCAACCTCCCGTCAGCCAGATTAAAGCTTTTTAGCTTTTTCCACAGCTTCTTCAATGGTACCAACCATGTAGAACGCTTGTTCTGGCAGGTGGTCGTAATCGCCGTTCAGAATGCCTTTGAAGCCACGGATAGTGTCTTTCAGGGATACGAACTTACCTGGTGAACCAGTAAAGACTTCCGCAACGAAGAATGGTTGAGACAGGAAGCGCTGGATCTTACGAGCACGAGCAACAACCAGTTTGTCTTCTTCAGACAACTCATCCATACCTAGAATTGCAATGATATCTTTCAGTTCTTGGTAGCGCTGAAGGATAGACTGAACGCCACGTGCAACATCATAGTGCTCTTGACCAACAATGAGTGGATCAAGCTGACGGCTGGTGGAATCCAGAGGGTCAACCGCAGGGTAAATACCCAGAGAAGCGATTTGACGGCTCAGAACCACGGTTGCGTCCAAGTGAGCAAAGGTTGTTGCTGGTGATGGGTCAGTCAAGTCATCCGCAGGTACGTAAACAGCCTGTACTGAGGTGATAGAGCCCGTCTTAGTAGAAGTGATACGTTCTTGAAGAACACCCATCTCTTCTGCCAGTGTTGGCTGATAACCTACAGCTGAAGGCATACGACCTAACAGAGCGGATACTTCAGTACCTGCCAGTGTATAACGGTAGATGTTATCCACGAACAACAGAACATCACGGCCTTCGTCACGGAATTTTTCAGCCATAGTCAAACCGGTCAGTGCAACACGCAGACGGTTTCCTGGTGGCTCATTCATCTGACCATAAACCAGTGATACTTTGTCAAGAACGTTAGAATCCGTCATTTCATGATAGAAGTCGTTACCTTCACGGGTACGCTCACCAACACCAGCGAATACTGAGTAACCTGAGTGCTCAATCGCGATGTTACGGATAAGTTCCATCATGTTTACTGTTTTACCAACACCCGCACCACCGAACAGACCTACTTTACCACCTTTAGCGAATGGACAAATCAAGTCCATGACTTTAATACCGGTTTCTAGCAGTTCTGTTGAACTTGATAGTTCTTCGTAGCTTGGCGCTGCACGGTGGATAGACCAACGCTCTTCTTCGCCGATGTCACCTTTCATATCAATAGGGTCACCTAGAACGTTCATGATACGTCCTAAAGTTGCTTTACCTACTGGTACTTCAATTGGGTGCTCTAAGTTTTTAACTTCTAAACCACGGCTTAGGCCATCTGATGTCCCCATTGCGATACAACGGACAACACCACCGCCTAACTGTTGCTGAACTTCCAGCACCAGCTTTTCTTTACCGTTAATAACCTCAAGAGCATCGTACACTTTTGGTACTTCATCTTGAGGGAACTCGACGTCCACAACGGCGCCGATTACCTGGATAATCTTTCCAGTAGCCATCTTGAATCCTCTACGTAATTCGTAAACCTAGCTGTTAAACCGCGGCAGCACCCGAAACAATTTCGGTAAGCTCCTGAGTAATGCTGGCCTGACGAGCTTTGTTGTAAACCAACTGCAACTCTTTGATCAGGTTTCCACCATTATCGGTAGCTGCTTTCATTGCTACCATTCGTGCGGCCTGCTCACTAGCCAGGTTTTCAACGACGCCCTGATAAACCTGCGACTCGATATAACGACGCAGCAGGGTATCCAGCAACGCCTTAGGATCGGGTTCATATAAATAATCCCAAGATTTTTTCTTCAAGGTTTCATCATTACTTTCAGGTAATGGAAGAAGTTGAAGAATAGTTGGCTCCTGAGACATTGTATTGATGAACTTATTGGTCACCACATACAGTTTATCCAAACGCCCTTCATCATAGGCTTGTAGCATAGAGTTAACTGGACCGATCAAATCAGAAAGCGTTGGGTTATCCCCCATTCCTGTAACCTGAGTGACGACATTGCCGCCGACAGATCCAAAGAATGAAACTGCTTTAGAACCGATCAAAGCCAAATCAACTTGAACGCCTTTTTCAGACCATGTTTTCATGTCTGATAGTAGTTTTTTGAACAGGTTAATGTTCAAACCACCACACAAACCACGGTCTGTAGAAACAACCAAATACCCAACACGCTTAACTTCACGCTCTTCAAGGTATGGGTGTTTATATTCCAGATTACCTAACGCAAGGTGACCAATCACACTGCGCATAGTTTCTGCATAAGGACGGCTGGCCGCCATGCGTTCCTGCGTTTTACGCATTTTGGACGCCGCGACCATTTCCATCGCTTTAGTGATCTTCTGCGTGTTTTGCACGCTGGCGATCTTGGAACGTATCTCTTTTGCGCCGGCCATTTCTGCTTCTCCTTATTAACCAGACGGCCCATTAAAATTCACGGGCCGAATAGTATTACCAGGACTGAGTTGCTTTAAATGATTCGAGCAGTTGTTTCAACTTACTTTCGATATCATCGTTATAGTTACCCGCCGGGCCGATTTGATTCATAAGGTCAGCATGCTCGCGCAATGCATAAGAAACTAATGCAGCTTCAAATGCACCAATTTTCGCTAACTCAACATCTTCCAAATATCCACGTTCTGCCGCAAACAGAGACAGTGCCTGCTCTGCAACTGACATTGGTGCATATTGTTTCTGTTTCAGCAATTCAGTTACTTTCTGACCATGGCTCAACTGCTTACGCGTAGCGTCATCAAGGTCTGAAGCAAACTGGGAGAATGCTGCCAGTTCACGATACTGAGCGAGTGCTGTACGGATACCACCAGACAGTTTCTTGATAATTTTTGTCTGAGCAGCACCACCAACACGCGAGACTGAAATACCTGGGTTAACCGCTGGACGAATACCAGAGTTAAACAGGTTAGATTCCAGGAAGATCTGACCATCTGTAATCGAAATTACGTTAGTCGGAACGAATGCAGAAACGTCACCAGCCTGAGTTTCAATGATAGGCAACGCTGTCAATGAACCCGTTTTACCTTTAACTTCGCCTTTTGTGAAGTTTTCAACATACTCAGCGTTAACACGAGCAGCACGCTCCAGCAAACGTGAATGCAGATAGAAAACATCACCAGGGTAAGCTTCACGTCCAGGTGGACGACGTAGCAACAGAGAAATCTGACGATACGCAACGGCTTGTTTAGACAGGTCATCATAAACAATCAGTGCATCTTCACCACGGTCACGGAAGTATTCACCCATCGCACAACCAGAGTATGGTGCTAAATATTGCAGAGCAGCTGATTCAGATGCCGTTGCAACAACAACGATGGTATTTGCCAGTGCACCATGTTCTTCTAGTTTACGAACAACGTTAGAAATTGTTGACGCTTTCTGACCGATAGCGACGTAAACACATTTGATGCCTGAGTCGCGTTGGTTGATGATTGCATCGATTGCCAAAGCAGTTTTACCTGTTTGACGGTCACCGATAACAAGCTCACGCTGACCACGACCGATAGGAATCATCGCATCGACTGATTTATAACCAGTTTGTACAGGCTGATCAACCGATTGACGGTCGATAACACCTGGAGCAATGACTTCTACAGGAGAGAAACCATCGTGCTCAACAGGGCCTTTACCATCAATAGGCTCACCCAGTGTATTCACTACACGTCCTAGCAGGCCACGGCCAACTGGAACTTCAAGAATACGACCAGTACATTTTACTTTCATGCCTTCTGCTAAATCAGCATAAGGACCCATTACAACAGCACCAACGGAGTCGCGCTCCAAGTTCAATGCAATTGCATAACGGTTGCCAGGCAGTGCGATCATTTCACCCTGCATGACTTCGGCTAAACCGTGAATACGAATGATACCGTCACTAACGGATACAATCGTACCTTCGTTGTGAGCTTCACTCACAACATCGAACTGAGCAATACGCTGTTTGATCAGTTCGCTGATTTCGGTGGAATTCAGTTGCATATGCTCCAGTCCCCTTAAGACTGCAAGACGTCAGTTAAACGCTCTAAGCGACCGCGGACACTCCCGTCAATAACGAGGTCTCCAGCACGAATAATCACTCCAGCAATAACAGACTTATCAATTTTGCAATTCAGCTTAACTTTGCGTGACAGACGTTTTTCCATCGCTGCAGAAATTTTGGCTAACTGCTGTTCATTCAGTTCGTTGGCAGAAATTACATCAACTTCAATCGTTGATTCCATGGTATCACGCAATTGGATAAATTGAGTTAATACTTCTGGTAGCGTACTTAGACGCCCGTTTTCAGCCATAATACGAATCAGATTTTGAACATGCTCGTCAATTTCATCTCCACAAACAGAGATAAACGTTTTTGCTAATCTTTCTGGCGCAATAGAACCAGAAAGTAGCTCACCAACCTGTTCATTGCGCGTCACCTCAGAGGTGAAGGCCAGCATATTTTGCCATTTTTCAACAGACTGGTTTTCCACAGCAAAGTCAAAAGCTGCTTTGGCGTAGGGGCGAGCTACAGTAGCGATTTCAGACATGCCCCTCCCTCCTTACAGTTCAGCGACTAGTTTATCAACGATGTCGCTGTTAGCAGCTTCATCCACGGAACGTTCAATGATCTTCTCGGCACCTGCGACAGCAAGCATCGCAACCTGTTTACGTAGCTCTTCACGTGCACGTTTGCGCTCAGCATCAATTTCTGCTTGAGCTTGTGCGACGATTTTTGCACGTTCTGTTTCAGCTTCTGCTTTGGCTTCTTCAATCATCTGGCTGCGTTGTTTATTCGCTTGTTCGATGATGACCTGAGCTTCTGCTTTTGCTTTTTTCAGTCGGTCGGTTGCGTCGGTTTGCGCCAGTTCCAGGTTCTTTTTAGCACGTTCTGCGGAAGATAAACCGTCAGCAATTTCTTTTTGACGTTTTTCTATGGCCGCCATAATCGGTGGCCATACATACTTCATACAGAACCAAACAAACAGGACAAACGCGATAGCCTGGCCGAGGATTGTTGCATTTAGATTCACAGACAATACCTCTTGTTAATTAATAAGTTAACGTTCTAAGTGTTCTGTAACTAAAGTTAGGCAACAGCGAACATTACATACAGGCCCAGACCAACAGCAATCATCGGAATAGCATCGACAAGACCCATTACGATAAAGAACTGAGTACGCAGCAGAGGGATTAAATCTGGCTGACGAGCAGCACCTTCTAAAAATTTACCACCTAGGATGCCGATACCGATCGCAGCACCGATCGCCGCTAAACCCATCATAATAGCAGCAGCCATGTACAGCAGATCCATATTCAGGTTTTCCATGACAGTCTCCAGTTTGTTTCAGTTAAGACAATATTGATAGTTAAATTAATGCTCTTCAGATGCCATCGACAGATAGACAACAGTCAGAACCATAAAAATAAAGGCTTGTAGCGTAATAATCAGTATGTGGAAGATAGCCCAAGGCAGGCTTAGCAACCACTGTGACCACCACGGAAGCAGAGCCGCGATAAGAATAAAGATCAATTCACCTGCATACATGTTACCAAACAGTCGCAGACCGAGTGATACAGGTTTTGACAGCAGGCTTACCCCTTCAAGAATTAAGTTAATAGGAATAAAGACTGGATGATTGAAAGGTTGAAGAGTCAACTCTTTCGTAAATCCACCGATTCCTTTCATCTTAATGCTGTAGAAGAGGATCAGGATAAACACGCCAATCGCCATAGATAGAGTGACACTAACATCTGCGGTTGGTACTGCACGTAATGCAGGTAACCCGAGATAATGCTCAGCAATATACGGTAGGAAATCGATTGGGAGTAAATCCATCAGGTTCATTAAAAATACCCAGACGAACACAGTTAATGCCAAAGGAGCAATAACCTTGCTCTTACCGTGATACATATCACGGACTGAGTTATCAACGAAACCAATGATCAGTTCTATTGCAGTCTGTAACTTACCGGGTACGCCACTAGTCGCATTAACTGCAACTCTTCTAAATAGCCACAGGAACAAAGCCCCGAGAACTACTGAGAAAAAAAGCGAGTCAATGTTCAACGTCCAAAATGTTGGACTAGCGTGGGGATCGACCAACTTAAAGGTACTCAGGTCCAACTGAAGGTTTTTCAGGTGGTGGCCTATGTAATCCTCTGTAGTCATCACTTCTCCTGATGCAGACATGATGCCTCTTACCCTTTTGTAGTTTAAAAATACTTACCGCCTTAAAACGGCTGGTGCAACAATCTGAACAATTAGCACCGCTAAATAGGTCAAACCCAGTGGTGTCAATGACGCTTTAAACACACCGAAAGCAATGACTAACACAGTAATGGTTGTTACAACCTTTAGCCCTGCTCCTAATGCAAAGAACCAGGCAATGCGGACAGGTTCATCCTCTTCTTTTGCTTTCTGAAAATGGGCTAGCAGCATAAATACGATATTAGGTAACCAGCATGCTAAACCACCCGCAAGAGCAGAGGCCCCCCATTCTATACTATTTGCACAGAAAGCCCCACTGAGGATCACAAAAGTTATTAGCTGAAATGACAACTGCTTTACTGCATGCTTGTTGTCGTAAAGGGATACAGACATAACTTTTTGTACTCCCAGCTGTTCTCAGCCTCAGAAACGCTAAGTGTTGTATAAAACTGTCTTTGCTTAAATGTGTCAAGAGACAAAAACGAGCAAATTATACGGGCAGGCGAAATGAATTCAATCAGTAAGTAGCGAAAAGGTGAATAAATATTTAATTTTTTCGAGATAGCGCAGAAATGTGGCAATAATAATTAATAAATAGTTAATGACTCGACAATCAAAAACATTTTTCTGTGATACAAATCACATTTCATGTTAGTTACATTATTAACGGGGTCAAGGTTTCTAATTAAGAAAAAAAAGATTTAAGCTTTAAATCAAATAATTAAAAACGTTATTTTTCAATCGAAAAAAAGATGTAATAAATCAAATATTTCATTATTAATGATCTTAAACATCCAAGTGATTTATCTAAAATCTCTGTTTAGCGATATTTTTTAATGTCTAATGTGTATTTTTGATAGTTATTCGTTATTACCGTGTAAAAGTAACGTAAAATCCGAATTGGTAAAATCCCCCTAAAAATAAAAATAGCAGTAACATTGTAAATGTGACTGCTAAAGCTCTAAAAGATAAAATTTAATTGATAAAAAGCAACTTTATTTTAAAGATAAAATCACTAAATGACGTTGCTCATCAAGATCAGGGACTTTCAACTCAGTGATAGAGTCAATGGAAAATGGGTTAGGTAGGTCAGAAAGTTCATCCTCACGCACGACACCTTTCAATGCATAAAACTTCCCAGACGACTTAGGAAGATGGTGACACCAGTTCAACATATCGCTTAAAGAAGCAAATGCGCGGCTAATCACACCATCAAAACCGATTTCGGGTTGATACTCTTCGACACGAAATTGCACTGGCTCAATATTACTTAGCCCTAACTCATGTTGAACCTGTTTCAGGAAGCGAACTCGCTTCCCTAGGCTGTCAAGTAACACAAAATGTGAGTCAGGACGAACAATCGCAAGAGGAACTCCCGGTAAACCGGGTCCAGTTCCAACATCAATAAATGATGTCCCCTTTAGCTGACCGTTCACCACTATGCTATCCATAATGTGGCGAATAAGCATTTGTTGAGGATCACGAACAGAAGTCAGGTTATATGCCTTATTCCATTTATTAAGTAATTCCACATACCCAACTAACTGTTGTTTTTGTTTCTCCGTTAATTCGATATTCGCAAGTGTCGATAAACGCGTTAGGTGCGCTAATAAACTCATTTTTAAGCACTCCTACGTAGCATGCCTTGCTTTTTCAACCAAACAAGCAAAATGGAAATAGCCGCTGGGGTAATTCCTGAGATACGTGAAGCTTGGCCAATTGAAGTTGGTTTATGATCATTCAATTTTGCCATCACTTCATTTGACAGCCCTTTCACTTGCTTATAATCAAGGTCGACAGGGAGTAATGTATTTTCATTACGTAATTGTCGTTCTATCTCTTCTTGCTGACGAGCGATATAACCTTCATATTTAACTTGTATTTCAACTTGATCAGCAGCTTGAGGATCTGTGATCCCCGGCGCAAAACGGCTCAGTGACGTCAATAATTGGTAATCCATTTCTGGACGACGCAGTAAATCTTCACCATTGGCTTCTTTAGAAAGTGGTACTGACAATATTTGGTCTATTTCATCATGGCCTTCTGCTTTAGGATGAACCCAAATGTCTCTCAAGCGCTGACGCTCTTTTTCAATCAATTCCACTTTGTTATTAAAGTGAGCCCAACGTACATCATCAACGAGGCCTAATTCACGACCTTTTTCGGTTAAGCGAAGATCCGCGTTATCTTCACGTAGCATTAATCGATATTCTGCACGGGAAGTAAACATACGGTATGGTTCTTTGGTACCTAACGTACAAAGATCATCAACCAACACGCCCATATAAGCCTGATCGCGACGAGGGAACCAGCCTTCTCGATCAAAGGCATATTGAGCAGCATTCAGTCCAGCGAGTAAGCCTTGTGCTCCCGCTTCTTCATACCCAGTTGTACCATTGATCTGGCCAGCGAAAAATAAGCCATTAATAAACTTGCTTTCAAGAGTTTGTTTGAGATCTCGAGGGTCAAAGAAATCATATTCGATAGCATAACCTGGACGTATGATCCTCGCGTTTTCCATTCCTTTCATTGAGTGAACTATTTGCATTTGCACATCAAATGGAAGGCTGGTGGAGATACCATTTGGGTATATCTCATTACTTGTTAATCCTTCAGGCTCTAAAAAGATTTGGTGTGCATTGCGATCAGCAAAGCGCATCACTTTATCTTCGATAGAAGGACAATAACGAGGACCGATCCCTTCAATGATCCCTGCATACATAGGACTACGATCAAGGTTATTTCTGATCACATCATGCGTTTTTTCATTGGTATGAGTGATATAACAGGGTACCTGCTGTGGATGTTGATCTTGTGATCCTAAAAAGGAGAAAACAGGCATGGGATCATCACCAAGTTGCTGAGCTAATTGGCTAAAGTCAATTGTTCTAGCATCTATTCTCGGTGGGGTACCTGTTTTTAAGCGATTGACCCGTAAAGGCAGTTCTCTTAAACGCTGTGAAAGAGAAATAGAAGGTGGATCACCTGCTCGGCCACCGCTGTAGTTTTCTAAACCAATATGGATTTTTCCATCAAGGAAAGTTCCAACGGTTAGCACAACGGCTTTAGCTTTAAATTTTAGCCCCATACGGGTAATAGCACCCGTTACCGTATTGTTTTCAACAATTAAATCTTCAACAGGTTGTTGGAAGATCATTAAGTTAGGCTGGTTTTCTAAAGCGGTTCTGACGGCTTGACGATAAAGTACTCGGTCTGCTTGTGCACGTGTTGCACGAACAGCAGGCCCTTTACTGGCATTCAACGTTCTAAATTGAATACCCGCTTTGTCAGTTGCAGTGGCCATTAAGCCACCAAGGGCATCGATCTCTTTAACCAGATGTCCCTTACCGATCCCACCGATGGCTGGGTTGCAGGACATCTGGCCCAAAGTATCAATATTGTGAGTCAGTAATAGGGTTTGACGCCCCATACGTGCAGCTGCCATTGCTGCTTCAGTACCGGCATGACCACCACCAATTACGATGACGTCAAATTGCTCTGGATAAAACATGTGTGAACCTTAACGTTAGAAAAATGCTGACTGTTGCATTCGAGGAGAGAATTCTACTCAAGTTTTAAGGATAGACCAAGCTATGTTGATCCGAGCCTTATAATATAAAGATCTTTTTATTTAAAGATCTCTTTATTAGATCTTTTATTAGGATCATCAGTATCTGTGGATAACTGAATATTCACTATAAAGATCATAAAACTGTAAAGGATCATATACTGTGAATGATCCGTGATCCTTTTGCGTATAAGCTGGGATCTAAAAGGGTAGTTATACACAGCCCATGGCGACATTAAAACTTATACTCTGGATAACTACCGGTTAATACCGAGATCTTACCAGAGTTATCCACATCTGATCGTTGTTATTTTGAACAAATCAGAGTTCGATCGCCCAAGTTTTAACCCATTCACCTGCTGGATCTTCAGGAATTTCATGTTGCTGAACATCAATTTCGAGTGGTTCGCCGATCCTTTTAGCACCATGATCGATTAATAAGGTGTTTAATTTATGAATTGCGCCACAAAAAGTGTCATATTCAGAACTGCCAATTCCTACACTGCCAAATTGAACCTGACTGAGATCAGGCGATTGACTTTCTATTTGTTCAGCGAGAGGTTGAATATTTTCAGGAAGATCACCCGCACCGTGCGTTGAACTCACCACCAGCCATAAACCTTCACGTGGTAGTGAATCTAGGTCTGGTCCATGTTGCACTTCGGTTTCATGGCCAAGTTCTTCTAAGATCTCTGCCATATGTTCTGCAACATACTCAGCACTCCCCATTGTGCTGCCGCTTATTAGGGTTACTTTTGTCATGGTGATTCCCGATCGCTACATTAGGGCGCTATTGTACGCTGTGAATGAGCTGGGATCTACCTGTGGATAATGTGGTTATAGAAATTTTTTTTTATGGGCTAATTGTTCTCATGATCGGGTTCTGTAGCGAGATCAGTGTTTCTGTGGACTGAATTTCATCTATCGTTTGAATTTTGTTGATAAGTACGTCTTGGAGGGCATCAATCGATCGGCACATCACTTTAATAAAAATGCTGTACTGCCCAGTCGTATAGTAGACCTCAACCACTTCTTCTAGGGCGTCTAATTTTTTGAGGGCGGTGTGATAATCTTTAGCACTTTTCAAAATAATGCCAATAAAGCAGCACACATCAAAACCGAGTTGTTTCGGGCTGATATCAATACGTGTTCCTGTAATGATTCCTGCCTGTTTCATTTTTTCTACACGCACATGAATTGTGCCTGGGCTGACAGAGAACTTTTTAGCCAGTTCTGCGTAAGCGGTACGTGCATTTCTCATTAATTCGTGAAGTATGTCACGGTCGAGATTATCGATCTGATAATTTTCAGGCATTATTGCCTCCTTAATTTAACGAATTCTTATTTTTATACCCATTTTTTTAGATAAAATAAATGTGAAAGTGTTTTTTTAATGAAGTATATTGAATTCCACCCCTGTTTTGTTGCTTAATCTACACATCGGCTAACGCAGCTAACAAATTATGGGTGAATACAATGGACAAATCATTTATCGAACAACAGCAACAAATCAGCTTTGTAAAATCTTATTTTTCACGTTTACTTGAAAAAGAACTTGGCTTGATTGAAGTTCAAGGTCCTATCTTAAGTCGTTTAGGTGATGGTACTCAGGACAACTTGTCTGGCCATGAAAAAGCGGTTCAAGTAAAAGTAAAATCAATTCCGGATGCAACCTTTGAAGTGGTTCACTCCTTGGCAAAATGGAAGCGTAAGACATTAGGTCGATTCGATTTTAAGCCAGGCCAAGGTCTCTACACTCATATGAAAGCGTTACGTCCAGATGAAGATCGCTTAACCCCAATTCACTCAGTCTATGTTGATCAGTGGGATTGGGAAAAAGTGATGGGTGATGAGGAACGTACTCTTCCTTATCTGAAGCAGACAGTGGGTAAAATCTATCAGGCAATAAAACAAACAGAAGCCGCCATTAGTAGCGAATTTGGACTGGCACCGTTCCTGCCAGAACAAATTCACTTTATCCACAGTGAAGAACTGCTACAACGTTATCCTGATTTAGATGCAAAAGGTCGTGAACGTGCAATTGCAAAAGAATTAGGTGCCGTTTTCCTTATCGGTATCGGTGGCAAACTTTCTAACGGTGAAGCGCATGATGTTCGTGCTCCAGACTATGATGATTGGACAACCGAAAACGAAGAGGGTTATAAAGGCTTAAACGGTGACATCATTGTGTGGAACCCAGTGTTGCAAGACGCATTTGAAATCTCGTCAATGGGGATCCGTGTTAGCCCTGAGTGCCTGACTCGTCAGCTAAGCTTAACAGGCGATGAAAAGCGCATGGAGCTAGAATGGCACCAAGCATTAGTCGAAGGCAAAATGCCACAGACTATCGGCGGCGGTATTGGTCAGTCACGTTTAGTGATGTTACTGCTCCAACGTCAGCACATTGGCCAAGTTCAATGTGGTGTTTGGTCTCCAGAAACTCGTGAATCTGTTGCGGGTATGCTGTAGTTAGCGACTAAAGCGGCGCAATAACCTGCTTTTTAATCCGGTATCAAAGCGCCAGATATGATCAAATATCTTCATGATACCGGGTTTCCCATAATTTGAAACAGATACCGCATGGAAGCGGTATTTCCCTGCCTTTTGTAGTGTTCTTATTTTTTGTATTAATTCGTCAGGTAAACGTTGCGCGACAAAGTCTGAAATAATCACAGTGTCAGCATCCACCCACGATGGTGATTCAAGTTGTTTGACGGTTTCTTG of the Providencia stuartii genome contains:
- the atpA gene encoding F0F1 ATP synthase subunit alpha, encoding MQLNSTEISELIKQRIAQFDVVSEAHNEGTIVSVSDGIIRIHGLAEVMQGEMIALPGNRYAIALNLERDSVGAVVMGPYADLAEGMKVKCTGRILEVPVGRGLLGRVVNTLGEPIDGKGPVEHDGFSPVEVIAPGVIDRQSVDQPVQTGYKSVDAMIPIGRGQRELVIGDRQTGKTALAIDAIINQRDSGIKCVYVAIGQKASTISNVVRKLEEHGALANTIVVVATASESAALQYLAPYSGCAMGEYFRDRGEDALIVYDDLSKQAVAYRQISLLLRRPPGREAYPGDVFYLHSRLLERAARVNAEYVENFTKGEVKGKTGSLTALPIIETQAGDVSAFVPTNVISITDGQIFLESNLFNSGIRPAVNPGISVSRVGGAAQTKIIKKLSGGIRTALAQYRELAAFSQFASDLDDATRKQLSHGQKVTELLKQKQYAPMSVAEQALSLFAAERGYLEDVELAKIGAFEAALVSYALREHADLMNQIGPAGNYNDDIESKLKQLLESFKATQSW
- the glmU gene encoding bifunctional UDP-N-acetylglucosamine diphosphorylase/glucosamine-1-phosphate N-acetyltransferase GlmU — protein: MTVQRKSVVILAAGKGTRMYSELPKVLHLLAGKPMVQHVIDTAKSIGASDIHLVYGHGGDLLKKKLGEQNLNWVLQAEQLGTGHAMQQAAPHFQDDEDIIMLYGDVPLIAQDTLQRLVDAKPKGGIGLLTVILDNPTGYGRIIREQGEVVGIVEQKDATEEQLKVQEINTGIMVASGKDFKRWLAQLNNNNAQGEYYITDVIALAHKEGNKIETVHPSRLSEMEGVNNRLQLAALERVYQKEQAEKLLLAGVMLIDPERFDIRGTLTHGRDVIIDTNVIIEGNVTLGHNVHIQSGCILKNCVIGDNSVISPYSVIENSELSTECTVGPFARLRPGAKLASKAHVGNFVEMKNASLGLGSKAGHLTYLGDAEVGDNVNIGAGTITCNYDGANKYKTVIGDDVFVGSDTQLIAPVSVANGATIGAGTTVTRDINEGELVVSRVKQVHIKNWQRPVKKK
- the atpG gene encoding F0F1 ATP synthase subunit gamma: MAGAKEIRSKIASVQNTQKITKAMEMVAASKMRKTQERMAASRPYAETMRSVIGHLALGNLEYKHPYLEEREVKRVGYLVVSTDRGLCGGLNINLFKKLLSDMKTWSEKGVQVDLALIGSKAVSFFGSVGGNVVTQVTGMGDNPTLSDLIGPVNSMLQAYDEGRLDKLYVVTNKFINTMSQEPTILQLLPLPESNDETLKKKSWDYLYEPDPKALLDTLLRRYIESQVYQGVVENLASEQAARMVAMKAATDNGGNLIKELQLVYNKARQASITQELTEIVSGAAAV
- a CDS encoding F0F1 ATP synthase subunit epsilon — translated: MVAAMTYHLTVVSAEKQMFDGLVQKIQVTGSEGELGIYPQHTPLLTAIKPGMVRITKQFGEEELIYLSGGILEVQPNGVIVLADTAIRGKDLDEARALESKRRAEEHVRKAHGDVDYAQASAELAKAIAKLRVIELTKKLM
- the atpD gene encoding F0F1 ATP synthase subunit beta, with product MATGKIIQVIGAVVDVEFPQDEVPKVYDALEVINGKEKLVLEVQQQLGGGVVRCIAMGTSDGLSRGLEVKNLEHPIEVPVGKATLGRIMNVLGDPIDMKGDIGEEERWSIHRAAPSYEELSSSTELLETGIKVMDLICPFAKGGKVGLFGGAGVGKTVNMMELIRNIAIEHSGYSVFAGVGERTREGNDFYHEMTDSNVLDKVSLVYGQMNEPPGNRLRVALTGLTMAEKFRDEGRDVLLFVDNIYRYTLAGTEVSALLGRMPSAVGYQPTLAEEMGVLQERITSTKTGSITSVQAVYVPADDLTDPSPATTFAHLDATVVLSRQIASLGIYPAVDPLDSTSRQLDPLIVGQEHYDVARGVQSILQRYQELKDIIAILGMDELSEEDKLVVARARKIQRFLSQPFFVAEVFTGSPGKFVSLKDTIRGFKGILNGDYDHLPEQAFYMVGTIEEAVEKAKKL